The Corylus avellana chromosome ca8, CavTom2PMs-1.0 genome has a segment encoding these proteins:
- the LOC132190590 gene encoding uncharacterized protein LOC132190590, which produces MLVLSQAPNGALSAKRCSLSSTLIPKFSKPNPLLFSNRKPRFSPRPLLNLTLATKQDISSSSSTGPPPLQNDEETVFVGQENVPLEGVIQFDKPASSSSRLNKWGWVALLAGGDVLALLVFAAIGRFSHGFSVFDTETLRTADPFIAGWFLGGYFLGGYAEDGRGMNGLSKAVVATAKSWALGIPLGIIIRAVTSGHFPQYKFIIVTMGSTAVLLIGWRAILYNILPNDKSKKSDVYRRGSPFELFELLSSLVRRW; this is translated from the exons atgcTTGTGCTAAGCCAAGCTCCAAACGGAGCTCTATCAGCCAAGAGATGTTCCCTCTCGTCCACTCTCATTCCCAAATTCAGTAAGCCAaatcctcttctcttctccaaCCGCAAACCCAGATTCAGTCCCAGACCCCTCTTGAATCTCACTCTCGCAACCAAACAGGATATCTCTAGCTCCTCCTCCACCGGCCCTCCCCCTCTTCAAAATGACGAAGAAACTGTTTTCGTGGGTCAGGAAAATGTTCCTTTGGAGGGCGTTATCCAATTCGACAAAcccgcttcttcttcttctcgttTGAACAAATGGGG TTGGGTGGCTTTACTCGCTGGTGGGGATGTTCTGGCCTTGCTTGTGTTCGCTGCAATTGGGAGGTTCAGTCATGGCTTCTCAGTTTTTGACACTGAGACCCTGCGCACAGCCGACCCTTTTATTGCGG GGTGGTTTTTGGGTGGTTACTTCCTCGGAGGTTATGCGGAGGATGGCCGTGGAATGAATGGCCTTTCGAAGGCTGTCGTTGCTACTGCTAAGTCGTGGGCTCTGGGAATTCCA CTAGGAATAATTATAAGGGCAGTAACGTCAGGCCATTTTCCacaatataaatttataatagtAACGATGGGAAGTACTGCTGTTTTACTTATTGGATGGAGAGCAATATTGTACAACATTCTTCCCAATGATAAGAGCAAGAAGAGTGATGTATATCGGCGTGGCAGCCCATTTGAACTATTTGAG TTGCTCTCGTCATTAGTGCGGAGGTGGTGA
- the LOC132189712 gene encoding heterogeneous nuclear ribonucleoprotein 1-like, translating into MDSDEAKLFVGGISRVTSDDTLKRHFEKYGTVLGSSIAKDRVTKNSRGFGFVWFSDPAAAGQALQDSHVIQGKTVEVKKAIPRSEQQHQNQPQNRGLSKSSSTDNGDNQFRTKKIFVGGLSASLTEEEFKNYFKRFGRVTDVVVMHDSTTHRPRGFGFITFDSEESVENVMQNSFHELNGRLVEVKRAVPKEANNGSDSGFNTRIEGGRGSPGSYSPYSLRYWILPGYAPFPGFSGGGGSLYGASMYSGWYPTGGSGGVGSVVAPLAPRNPWYGPRVIGAGAFPLPHGSASIYPAYFTGGVGGIGMAAGAYNGIVGHSELESESGSWWQ; encoded by the exons ATGGACTCTGATGAAGCCAAGCTCTTCGTCGGGGGAATCTCTCGGGTGACAAGTGACGACACTCTGAAGAGACATTTCGAAAAGTACGGCACCGTATTGGGCTCGTCAATTGCGAAGGACCGGGTCACCAAGAATTCTAGAGGGTTTGGATTCGTTTGGTTTTCTGACCCCGCTGCAGCTGGTCAAGCCCTTCAAGACTCGCATGTTATACAGGGAAAAACG GTAGAAGTGAAAAAAGCAATACCCAGAAGTGAACAACAACACCAAAACCAACCACAGAATAGGGGATTGAGTAAGAGTAGTAGTACTGACAATGGCGATAATCAGTTTAGGACTAAAAAGATTTTTGTAGGGGGTTTGTCAGCTAGTCTAACTGAGGAGGAGTTTAAGAATTACTTTAAGAGGTTTGGTAGGGTAACAGATGTAGTGGTCATGCATGACAGCACAACTCATCGGCCTAGGGGCTTTGGCTTTATCACCTTTGATTCGGAGGAATCCGTGGAGAATGTTATGCAGAATAGCTTTCATGAGCTGAATGGTCGGCTTGTGGAGGTCAAGAGGGCTGTGCCAAAAGAGGCAAATAACGGTAGTGACAGTGGTTTTAACACGAGAATTGAGGGTGGAAGAGGGTCTCCTGGCAGTTACTCTCCTTATAGTCTCAGATATTGGATTCTTCCCGGATATGCGCCCTTTCCTGGGTTTAGTGGTGGTGGGGGCTCCCTTTATGGAGCAAGTATGTATAGTGGTTGGTATCCTACAGGCGGATCTGGTGGTGTTGGTTCTGTGGTTGCTCCACTTGCCCCTAGAAATCCATGGTATGGCCCCAGGGTGATTGGTGCTGGGGCTTTCCCGTTGCCTCATGGCAGTGCTTCCATTTATCCTGCGTACTTTACTGGGGGGGTTGGAGGTATAGGTATGGCTGCAGGTGCATATAATGGGATCGTTGGGCATAGTGAATTGGAAAGCGAATCTGGTTCTTGGTGGCAATGA